tgtaatgaaaaaaatattggcCAATATTGGACAAGATGAAATATAAAGATTCTATTCTATTTAAAAGTGATATGTAGAAAGACCATTTGATCCCATGGCACCTGTACAAACATATACATGATATGATTCATCCATCATCCTCTTTGGTCCTACTTTCCTCATCCGTATACAAAAGTATTGGGTCCTCAGCAAGAAAGATATAGATAGAAGACTTCTGTTTTGCATTAGTACTCTGTATTTGAAGCCataaggatttttttttttattcaacacATTTCTACTCGAGAATCTGAGttctataaatattaaataagaagTATCTGCTACTCCATCAACCATGTATAGGTACTCTTAAGTTAATattaagcttttttttttgtactaTAATATTAAGCTACTAACCGTAGATTAGATGGGTTTATGAGCTGCGTTAGGGATGGAGCCCTTTTTACTTTTGGGTCCCTACGGATTCATGTGAAAtcctttcttcctcttttttaaacttttaaaacaATTCAGTATTTGGTTGGCCTTCTAATAAGATAACCTGTTATTGATGAGTCCAACGGGTTCTTGGCCCTGTCCAAAAAAGAGGTACCTGGCCGAACTTATGATCCGACCATGTATTAGAGCTTCCTTTCTTAGATCTTTTAAACTTTGAATTTCAATTTAGAGGATAAGGTATCATCTCTTaccatttattttataggtAGGGCCAAGAGAAAATATGAGAAAGAAACAATTTAAGTATGAGAGATTATACTTTATCTTctaaagtgaaaattcaaaatttagaggatccaaattctTAGGTAAATTAGTGGCTGTGTCAATTGGTTGTTGTCATTAGGGTGCAGATGGAGACGATTGAAGTTGGCTCTTACCCGTTCTTAGTCCCGGTGAAATCATACTATTTTTAGGCTACACTAAAACTGGGTCTAAATCGAATGAAGTTCGGGtcttaataaattttatgtcaaaaaattatgatgcacttatttataaagaagaaaaaaatatgtttgttacgagaagaagaaaaaaacataCTTGTTACAAGAAGTTGACTTGAACTTGAATTTGttcataaattctaatttcatgtttctttgatctattttctaattcaacaaatgtgattaaaaacaaaataataagtttataattaatataacataatattagaattaatttaaaatatatataactttttttGTCCGCTAGGGTGCACATGGACAGGATAAAGTCGGATTCGCCTTGACCCAGACCCAACTCTCTAAATAATAATCGAATCtatttttgatatccttatcCAACCGTAGACTCGgtaaaatcacaccaaattagtcTCAAAGTATTTGGGTCTGGACCGAGTTTTCAGACCGGTCCGGATAATGTGTACCCTAGTTGTCATATAATATAATGTAAAGAGAGACAAAAAAGCAAATTCAAGGGTACCGCTTGGAGTGATTCAACCAGTTGGCAAATGGAACCAGAGCTGGGGCTTTTGACAATATGTGTGAGGCACATCCTAGTGTCAGCGGTAGCGGTCTAGTGGACATCGTTGATCAAGTAATTAGGTAGCCGGAACCATGAAGATAATGGCGATCATGTCAATCTGTCAAGTACTAATATAGTAAAGCATATATAAGAATGTGACTCCACAAAGGACTCCAGCTTTTGCATGTCCTATATAGTATAGTATATACGAAGATCAACCAGTTAATGTGGACAACCATTCTGGGGACACTTTAGTTGGCTTCTAAACTAACTTGTAATTAAAAACAATTGAATACATATTTTCTTATCCCCATCTCAGTCACCTTTTTACGATTCACATGTGATTTGTCCAATCAGATTAGCCCAAATGAGTGACAGCGTGTCTGAAAATGCTTGTAAAATTGGAAATTTTAGGGGTATATGTCCTGCTGAATTATTTATGGCTAAAAACCAATCGTGTAGTCCACTAATTCCTTTCCTTATATAGATATAACATAACTAGGGTCAACTTAATGAAAATATAACATCCTGTATTATGTGAATtgttttttttctaaataatgCTAAAATAATGAGCTTTAGCTTTTCTGACGCTTAAATAACTTGAAATTCACAGAAAAATGCTATAAGCTGTTTCCATAAAGAATGAACCTATCAGCTATCAGGATTCTTTTCCTCCTCAGAAAAACTAAAGTGTGTACTGGCGGGGAAGCCTTTTTCTTGTGTTTCCCAAACACGGTTGATTCCAATCCGATAAGCTGGATTGGTTTAGGATTTGATAATATTTACTATGAAGATTTCAGGGAGATATACTATATGAAAACCGAAAAAAACTACTTGATAAATGGTAAACATTGAAATTCAATGTTAAAACACGTGGGTTTCAAATCAAACACAAACACTGTTGATTAATCAACGATTGTCACTTTACAAGAAATATCgattttcttttttccaaaacaaaaaaagagaaTGGAAGAAAAGAATATGATTAGCCCAAAATGAGGCCCGAAACCAATTAAGAAGCTAAGATGGTACAAAGAATCAGAAAATAACGATTGGTCGAggaaccaaaaaaataaaataaaaaaactaattgGCAGACACATATACAAAAAATTCAAACTGATATAGAACAGAGATCTTCAAAAACTTGTCTGATGTTAGGCCTCTCATTTACAGGGAGAATACACCTCAGAGATATTGCAAGCAGTTCTTCCATCTCTTTGGAGGATTCTTCCCCACCTGCTATGTCTCTGTCAATACAGTCTATTACCCGCCCCTCTTGCTCGCACAGCCTAACCCAATCAGTAAGATCGACAGCGCCTGACTGACCCGATATTATGTCACCTGCACTTTTTCTTGTTAACAGTTCCATCAGGACCACACCAAGTGCATATACATCAGCCTTGAATGACGGTACTGGTTTGGATGTGGTTGTTAGTTCTGGAGCACCGTACCCAAGTGCTCCTAGATTAAGTATCTGCTCTGCAATTCCAGCAGGTGTCATTAGCCGATGCAAACCATAGTCAGTAAGACGCGCACTGTAATCTGGGGCTGGTAGCAAAATATTTGTTGGCTTTAGATTTCCATGCGGAAGCCCTCGATCATGAAGGTATAATAGACATCGAGCAACATCAACGGCGACTCTTATTCGCTGGCTGAATGACAATGGGGAGTGCCTCCGGGGGGTGGTCTCTGCAGAATAGACACATTGATATTATGCTCAACTAACACAAAAATCATAGATGAACAAGTCAAGGAGTCGTAAGTAGACAATTTCATGAgcttgaaaatattttaaatgaacTTCTCTGACAGGATGTACGTATGATTACTACAAAACATATATCCAAATTTTGGACAGTCACAGACCCTCAAACTCTACTATAGTACTGGTCATACCTATGCAACTTGTACAACTGCAAGTCTGCAAAAGTTACAAACACCCTTAATGGAGATGACTCCTTGTCGGCCAGCTTTTGGAAGGAAGCCATCAAAAACTGAGTGACAGACACCAGCTAGTTTACCTTAAATTCTAAGAGTCAAATCTATTGTAAACAGGAGAAGATTGACCTCACACTACCCTCCCTTTAACAGCCAATGTATGTGAAGGACTCAACCATGCAATACAACTATAAGCATCGGGAAAGTTATCGGGGTTGATATAGAAATTTATCTCTGGTAGCAAAGGTTGAAAAGGTATTCTAGAAAAGCAATCTCAAACCCTCCCCCTTCAGCATTCTTTCTGAGCATAAGCACATGATGAAAGTGAACAGAGAGACAAACCTAGAAAGATGGGATTATAAACAGATGAAATGCCTTTATGAATGAAACGTCTTTACAAAACTGAAAAGCTATTTAAGGCTAAAAATATTGTTCAAAGCACAGTCAATTCTTTATCAAAGAATTCCCAGGCAGCTACAGTTCCTTGTTTGTGATTAAAAGGTACGGTACAATAAAGATTATGACACTAAATGAAAaccgtgtatatatatatatatatatatatatatatatatatatagagagagagagagagagagagagagagagagagagagagagagagaatgtgGCAAAGGAATAGTTAACTATTACCGTAAAGATGTAAGGCCAAGCTGTCCCCATGTATATAGTCAGCTAAAAGAAGCCTCTCTTGTTCCCTAGGACCCCAATAGTATGCTCTTAATGGAACAATGTTTGGATGCCTCATAGAACCGATCCTTTTAACTTCTCTTGCAAATTCCTTTTTATGTTTGACCAACCCCACCCTTAACCATTTAACAGTCAACATATGACCATTGTCCAGAGTAGCTTTATATAAAGTGCCATGACTACTTCTGCCAAGAACTTCAGCTGGTGCTCGagataattcctctgcagtgaaTGCTAAGGAAGAATCCAGGAAGGACAACTCTCCAGCCAGCCGATCTGGCGAGTAAACGTCCAACATTGCCGGCTTTTCTTCTATGAAACGGGGAGACGATGACAGTGGGGAACCAGGGGATGACTTCCTTCCAGATGATGTGGGAGGACTATCCATCAAATTAGGTATAGATGATGAGCTAGTTGCTACCGTTCCCTGAGGTAAGCCCTGCTCAGAAATTTCAGTGATGCATTCTGATTGTCCAGAGTGGGTCCTTGAATTAGAAGTCAGCAAGTGATCGTGTGAAAAGCTCATTGAAGTTGAAGGAGGTTGAACACTTGTATTGAACTTGAAAAGCGAAGGCCTTGTAAGTCTTCCTAATTTGACATTGACATCTCTTCCAGTATTTTGACCAGTGAACTCATTTCTTCCGTGAAATTCTTTCAGTTGTGCTCGATGATAAGCCACTAAAACAAACACAATCATCACAGCAGCACCCACAGAGGCAAGAATAATTGCTATCCTGATATTACCCTTTGAACTATGATGTCTTCCATTGTCTGGAATATTATTAGGCACTGAAGAAGTCTCAGGAGAATTCTTCGGTAACACTAACTTTTCATTTCCAGGCCGGAAGGATGAAGTTGGAAACTTCGATAAATTTTCAGGAACACGACCAGACAGGTCATTGTTGGACACATTAAATGCATTTAAGTTGGATGAAAGCTTATCGGGAATCTTTCCAGTAAATTTGTTATTAGATAAATCTAGGTCTTGTAAATAAGCAAGTTTGCTCAATTCATTTGGCAGCTGGCCAGAAAAGCCATTTCTAGCTAGATTCAGCAGTTTGAGCCCTCCCATCTTACCTATATCAGAAGGCAAGTCGCCTTCTAAGGAATTATTAGACACATCAAGATATTGCATCTGCTGCTGAGGTGGCATGAGTAATAGTTCACTTGCCCCTGAACCTTGAAGTGGAAGTGACCCTGTAAGTTGATTCCCAGAAAGATTAAGCTTCGTCAATGATGGAAAATTAACTAAACTACCCGGAATGGGTCCTTTAAGCTCATTTAAACTTATGTCAACTGTAGACAATTTTGAAGAAGGGCCCCCTAAAATAGGAGGCAACGATCCAGACAACTTGTTTGAACTCAGAACAACAACCTCCAATGAGGCTTCCCAGGTCTTGACAACAGAAATGTCACCAGAAAAATTGTTCCTGCTCAAGTCCATGATAGTACATCTTCTCAAAGACGTTGGCAAAGAGCCTGATAAACTGTTCGATGAAAGATTCAAAATATTCAGAGTTGTAGAGTTGATTACAGCAATTGAGCCTGCCCACAAGAAACATTTGTAGCTTAATTGAAGTGTGATTGAGTTTGCTGGCTTTAAGTTTGACCAACTAGAGTTTACACCAAACAACTCTAGAAACTGTGCAAATTTAATTTTGGGAGTAAACCACACATGCTCATAGTGAATAGAAAAaaaccaccacaaaatgattaaAGCAAACGGTTTATACTGCAAGAAACAAAATAATCCAATAAGATTTCCCCATCATAAACTAGAAATAATCCTATCCCCAAGGATCATTTATATAAACGAAAGAGAGAAGCCCCTTCAGTCATATGTGAGTTTGACCATACCAACTGTAAACAAACACACACTACAAGGTTAAGCTGGCATTAGTAATATCTTGAAGGAAAAGATATAAGGCCATCCATACACTACAAAACAACAGTCCCTGGTTTTCGGAAATGCACATTTGCTATGCCTAATATTACTAAAATACACGTGCACGCAAACATTCACAAATGCATATaaatgcatttttttttttttgaaacaagAAATATCAAATAAATGTTATACCTACATTCAATCATGGGTATTAAAAATTGAACTAACATACAACAAGTCCACTCCAAAAATTGAGTTACCATAACTAAAGCTTTGAACAGTGAACAACAAGAATGTTCTACTAGTTAACAACCCTCAACATATTGTTCGCGACCTCAATTGAACCGCACTCAGTTTACCCTTAATTCAACAGAACCTTCTACAATGCGATTCAAACAGAATAATAGGAACAGCAAAATACCTACTATGTAAGAGGGAAACTGAAACAGAAAAAGAAACCATTTACCAGTGAAGCCATTGCCGCTAAGATCCAATTCTTCCAACGAAACAGAGCTCTCAAGCAACTCTTCCGGGACAGACCCGAACAGCTGGTTCCGGCGGAGCCTCAGGACCCGGAGGCTCGGCAACGGTCCAAAAGAGGGAAGCTCCCCTGTGATGGAGTTATCGCCCAAATCCAACACTTCCAAGTTCCGAAATAGCTTAATCGATTCCCCACTGAAGAAAGGACCGTTGAGAACGTTACCGCTGAGGTTCAAGAAATGCAGGGTGTTGGCAATAGAGGAGGCATTCTCGGCGGAAAGGGAGAGGCCGCCGTAGAACTGGTTTGCGCTCAAATCAACGTGCTCTACGCTGCGAAGGGCAGCAAGGACGTCAGCTACGTCAGCCCAAAGCTCATTAGAGTGTAAATCGAGGACCCTGAGTTGCTGAAGGTTTTGGAGGGCGCTGGGGAAGCCACCCTTGAAGCGGTTAAGGGAGAGGTTGAGGTGGACGAGGCCCCATAGGTCGTTGATCCGCGCGGGGATAGGGCCGTAGAAGGCGTTGTGTGAGAGATCAAGGTGGTGGAGTGAGGTGAGAGtgaagagggagggagggagGCGACCGGTGAATTGGTTACCAGAGAGGCTGAGGTTGCGGAGCATCTTGAGGTCAGTGAGAGTGTGGAACTTGAGCTCGCCGCCGAGGGACAGGCGGTCGAGGACGATGGCGGTTACGTTTCCGGAGACCTCGTCGCAGACGACCCCCTCCCAGGTAGGGCAGTTGGAGGAGTCGACGGAGGCGGAGACGGCAGAGGGGTTCCATGAGTCGAGGACGCGGCGGAGGGGATCTGCGGTTATGCCTTTCTTGAATTCAAGGAGGGATCGGAGCTCGAGGAAGGAGGCGGAGGAGGCGGTGTGGAATAgcagaaagagagagagaattgagAGGAAGGGATTCATCGGAGAGAGATAAAGGGGGAGAGAAAGGGGAACCCTAGGTAGAGAAGTTTAGCATTGGATTGGGGAGTGTGGTTCTTTGCTGTGCTCTGTGTGTGggtaagagagagagagagagagagagagagagagagtagggttttatat
This sequence is a window from Arachis stenosperma cultivar V10309 chromosome 10, arast.V10309.gnm1.PFL2, whole genome shotgun sequence. Protein-coding genes within it:
- the LOC130955553 gene encoding probable inactive receptor kinase At5g10020 gives rise to the protein MNPFLSILSLFLLFHTASSASFLELRSLLEFKKGITADPLRRVLDSWNPSAVSASVDSSNCPTWEGVVCDEVSGNVTAIVLDRLSLGGELKFHTLTDLKMLRNLSLSGNQFTGRLPPSLFTLTSLHHLDLSHNAFYGPIPARINDLWGLVHLNLSLNRFKGGFPSALQNLQQLRVLDLHSNELWADVADVLAALRSVEHVDLSANQFYGGLSLSAENASSIANTLHFLNLSGNVLNGPFFSGESIKLFRNLEVLDLGDNSITGELPSFGPLPSLRVLRLRRNQLFGSVPEELLESSVSLEELDLSGNGFTGSIAVINSTTLNILNLSSNSLSGSLPTSLRRCTIMDLSRNNFSGDISVVKTWEASLEVVVLSSNKLSGSLPPILGGPSSKLSTVDISLNELKGPIPGSLVNFPSLTKLNLSGNQLTGSLPLQGSGASELLLMPPQQQMQYLDVSNNSLEGDLPSDIGKMGGLKLLNLARNGFSGQLPNELSKLAYLQDLDLSNNKFTGKIPDKLSSNLNAFNVSNNDLSGRVPENLSKFPTSSFRPGNEKLVLPKNSPETSSVPNNIPDNGRHHSSKGNIRIAIILASVGAAVMIVFVLVAYHRAQLKEFHGRNEFTGQNTGRDVNVKLGRLTRPSLFKFNTSVQPPSTSMSFSHDHLLTSNSRTHSGQSECITEISEQGLPQGTVATSSSSIPNLMDSPPTSSGRKSSPGSPLSSSPRFIEEKPAMLDVYSPDRLAGELSFLDSSLAFTAEELSRAPAEVLGRSSHGTLYKATLDNGHMLTVKWLRVGLVKHKKEFAREVKRIGSMRHPNIVPLRAYYWGPREQERLLLADYIHGDSLALHLYETTPRRHSPLSFSQRIRVAVDVARCLLYLHDRGLPHGNLKPTNILLPAPDYSARLTDYGLHRLMTPAGIAEQILNLGALGYGAPELTTTSKPVPSFKADVYALGVVLMELLTRKSAGDIISGQSGAVDLTDWVRLCEQEGRVIDCIDRDIAGGEESSKEMEELLAISLRCILPVNERPNIRQVFEDLCSISV